The Bombus terrestris chromosome 16, iyBomTerr1.2, whole genome shotgun sequence genome includes a region encoding these proteins:
- the LOC100643183 gene encoding Bardet-Biedl syndrome 7 protein homolog isoform X4, which yields MAYFMSMKGELQVSFKSLPGPRINKLVLGGTGHDKIYIAQGNTVKGYTKKGKLFLEFDTNLIDPISALYVLGPNLAACARDLYHRYHDCKDADSYLAGETLYDIVLLPTDGNFMFAILACGDCAIRVLHGTKTPAILRLPSVPTVLSLYRFLSFLNYFYITLFIFPKCLSSIFSREGDLESKERVLVGTIDGKVGLLILHGNKTLRITWLLNMTGSEITSLDTYELQDGLDILIGRQDGTVEVYTFPEEDMLPFLRYRYNAKESISSVVGGIIGAAGYPEVLVTTYSGRIFGLTTKPPGLLEADQNDGLTKLKAEIEQLQEKLKEEKEAASFSVDPLAPLILSVNHRMILNREDASYSLSIELDTPIDNILIQSDTPIELLDVESNSAVVSLSTCNPREGNFVLATYRCQVNTNHLEMRLRTIEGQPGTLQIYVTSQVQPKCCRKISIPISALSLHVRQHEADNSETHVEGPFNELKLIGGFTVAEMHAWLSFALSDVPERPHLEEGEATLTYVSCFIGTLLKCKYKKGSAIFLGENISSIIILRDILTREATKRKIKLDVFCGILYIHHNMNYYFVFKISSLISYFCIDVSDGSISRVLELIFPQLNAAHDLITKVKILNALEEWELKENPKENLCSEYQELIQKESEIKSQMAKDNEILERLHAVITDLYVDWERAKRSRRIGSKDVAEKLSAALKSRELAQVLQAFIDANNTVPPPSSYKD from the exons ATGGCGTACTTCATGTCTATg AAAGGAGAGCTACAAGTTTCATTTAAGTCCTTACCAGGACCAAGGATTAACAAATTAGTTCTTGGGGGTACTGGACATGATAAGATTTACATTGCACAAGGAAATACAGTGAAGGGGTACACCAAGAAAGGAAAATTGTTCTTGGAATTTGATACAAACCTTATAGATCCTATTTCAGCACT ATATGTGCTGGGTCCAAATTTGGCAGCATGTGCAAGAGATCTTTACCATAGATACCACGATTGCAAAGATGCTGATTCCTATTTAGCTGGTGAAACTTTATATGACATTGTCCTCCTACCTACTGATGGCAATTTCATGTTTGCTATACTAGCTTGTGGAGATTGTGCT ATACGAGTCCTTCATGGCACCAAAACCCCAGCAATCCTCAGACTTCCAAGTGTGCCCACAGTATTATCTCTTTATAGGTTTCTAAGTTTtctaaactatttttatattactttgtttATATTTCCCAAGTGTCTTTCAAGTATTTTTTCCAGGGAAGGTGACCTTGAATCTAAAGAACGTGTTCTGGTTGGAACTATAGATGGCAAAGTGGGTTTGCTGATCCTTCACGGTAACAAAACACTGAGGATCACTTGGCTTTTGAATATGACAGGCTCAGAAATCACTTCTTTAGATACTTATGAACTACAGGATGGTCTAGATATACTTATTGGCAGACAGGACGGTACCGTTGAAGTATATACTTTTCCTGAAGAAGATATGTTGCCATTTCTGCGGTATCGTTAT aaTGCCAAGGAAAGCATCAGTTCAGTGGTAGGAGGAATAATTGGTGCAGCAGGATATCCTGAAGTGTTAGTCACCACATATTCAGGACGAATATTTGGCTTGACTACTAAGCCTCCTGGACTACTAGAAGCTGACCAAAATGATGGTTTGACCAAGTTAAAGGCAGAGATAGAACAATTACAGGAAAAGCTTAAGGAGGAAAAAGAAGCAGCTAGTTTTTCAGTTGATCCTTTAGCACCATTGATTCTATCTGTAAATCATAG AATGATTTTAAACAGAGAAGATGCATCATATTCCCTTTCCATAGAGCTTGATACACCTATTGATAACATTTTGATACAATCAGATACTCCAATTGAATTATTGGATGTGGAAAGTAACAGTGCAGTAGTTAGTCTGTCTACTTGTAATCCTAGAGAAGGCAATTTTGTTCTTGCTACCTATCGTTGtcaa GTAAATACTAATCATCTTGAAATGAGGTTAAGGACAATAGAAGGACAGCCTGGTACTTTACAGATTTACGTCACTTCACAA GTACAACCAAAATGTTGTCGCAAAATATCAATACCTATATCTGCTCTTTCTCTTCATGTAAGACAGCACGAAGCCGATAACTCGGAAACTCACGTTGAAGGACCCTTTAATGAACTGAAATTAATTGGAGGTTTTACTGTTGCAgaa ATGCATGCATGGCTTTCTTTCGCGTTATCAGATGTGCCGGAGAGACCTCATTTGGAGGAAGGAGAAGCTACTTTGACATATGTCTCATGTTTCATTGGAACCCTCCTAAAATGCAAATACAA AAAAGGAAGTGCAATTTTCCTAGGAGAGAATATATCAAGCATCATAATTCTCAGAGACATATTGACCAGGGAggcaacaaaaagaaaaatcaaattagACGTCTTCTGTGGTATACTATATATCCATCACAATATGAATTACTATTTCGTTTTTAAGATTTCTTCTCTTATTTCGTATTTCTGCATAGATGTTTCTGATGGTAGTATATCCAGAGTATTGGAATTAATTTTTCCACAATTAAATGCTGCTCATGACCTCATTACAAAAGTAAAGATTTTGAATGCTCTGGAGGAATGGGAGTTAAAAGAAAATCCTAAAGAAAATTTGTGCTCAGAGTATCAGGAATTGATACAGAAGGAATCAGAGATCAAATCCCAAATGGCAAAggacaatgaaatattggaGAGGCTACACGCAGTAATTACAGATCTCTATGTTGATTGGGAAAGAGCGAAACGTTCTCGTAG AATCGGTAGCAAAGACGTTGCGGAGAAGCTCAGCGCAGCCCTCAAGTCCAGAGAATTAGCTCAAGTTTTACAAGCTTTTATCGACGCGAATAACACGGTACCTCCACCATCTTCGTATAAAGACTGA
- the LOC100643183 gene encoding Bardet-Biedl syndrome 7 protein homolog isoform X5 — MTLPLSRTDYTAVGVTSKGTTKVFPATEHRQTQKFAVADHNGVLHVYGIKKGELQVSFKSLPGPRINKLVLGGTGHDKIYIAQGNTVKGYTKKGKLFLEFDTNLIDPISALYVLGPNLAACARDLYHRYHDCKDADSYLAGETLYDIVLLPTDGNFMFAILACGDCAIRVLHGTKTPAILRLPSVPTVLSLYREGDLESKERVLVGTIDGKVGLLILHGNKTLRITWLLNMTGSEITSLDTYELQDGLDILIGRQDGTVEVYTFPEEDMLPFLRYRYNAKESISSVVGGIIGAAGYPEVLVTTYSGRIFGLTTKPPGLLEADQNDGLTKLKAEIEQLQEKLKEEKEAASFSVDPLAPLILSVNHRMILNREDASYSLSIELDTPIDNILIQSDTPIELLDVESNSAVVSLSTCNPREGNFVLATYRCQVNTNHLEMRLRTIEGQPGTLQIYVTSQVQPKCCRKISIPISALSLHVRQHEADNSETHVEGPFNELKLIGGFTVAEMHAWLSFALSDVPERPHLEEGEATLTYVSCFIGTLLKCKYKKGSAIFLGENISSIIILRDILTREATKRKIKLDVFCDVSDGSISRVLELIFPQLNAAHDLITKVKILNALEEWELKENPKENLCSEYQELIQKESEIKSQMAKDNEILERLHAVITDLYVDWERAKRSRRIGSKDVAEKLSAALKSRELAQVLQAFIDANNTVPPPSSYKD; from the exons ATGACTCTGCCACTGTCAAGGACAGATTATACAGCTGTAGGTGTTACATCTAAGGGAACCACCAAGGTCTTCCCTGCCACAGAACACAGGCAAACTCAAAAATTTGCTGTTGCTGACCATAATGGCGTACTTCATGTCTATg gTATAAAGAAAGGAGAGCTACAAGTTTCATTTAAGTCCTTACCAGGACCAAGGATTAACAAATTAGTTCTTGGGGGTACTGGACATGATAAGATTTACATTGCACAAGGAAATACAGTGAAGGGGTACACCAAGAAAGGAAAATTGTTCTTGGAATTTGATACAAACCTTATAGATCCTATTTCAGCACT ATATGTGCTGGGTCCAAATTTGGCAGCATGTGCAAGAGATCTTTACCATAGATACCACGATTGCAAAGATGCTGATTCCTATTTAGCTGGTGAAACTTTATATGACATTGTCCTCCTACCTACTGATGGCAATTTCATGTTTGCTATACTAGCTTGTGGAGATTGTGCT ATACGAGTCCTTCATGGCACCAAAACCCCAGCAATCCTCAGACTTCCAAGTGTGCCCACAGTATTATCTCTTTATAG GGAAGGTGACCTTGAATCTAAAGAACGTGTTCTGGTTGGAACTATAGATGGCAAAGTGGGTTTGCTGATCCTTCACGGTAACAAAACACTGAGGATCACTTGGCTTTTGAATATGACAGGCTCAGAAATCACTTCTTTAGATACTTATGAACTACAGGATGGTCTAGATATACTTATTGGCAGACAGGACGGTACCGTTGAAGTATATACTTTTCCTGAAGAAGATATGTTGCCATTTCTGCGGTATCGTTAT aaTGCCAAGGAAAGCATCAGTTCAGTGGTAGGAGGAATAATTGGTGCAGCAGGATATCCTGAAGTGTTAGTCACCACATATTCAGGACGAATATTTGGCTTGACTACTAAGCCTCCTGGACTACTAGAAGCTGACCAAAATGATGGTTTGACCAAGTTAAAGGCAGAGATAGAACAATTACAGGAAAAGCTTAAGGAGGAAAAAGAAGCAGCTAGTTTTTCAGTTGATCCTTTAGCACCATTGATTCTATCTGTAAATCATAG AATGATTTTAAACAGAGAAGATGCATCATATTCCCTTTCCATAGAGCTTGATACACCTATTGATAACATTTTGATACAATCAGATACTCCAATTGAATTATTGGATGTGGAAAGTAACAGTGCAGTAGTTAGTCTGTCTACTTGTAATCCTAGAGAAGGCAATTTTGTTCTTGCTACCTATCGTTGtcaa GTAAATACTAATCATCTTGAAATGAGGTTAAGGACAATAGAAGGACAGCCTGGTACTTTACAGATTTACGTCACTTCACAA GTACAACCAAAATGTTGTCGCAAAATATCAATACCTATATCTGCTCTTTCTCTTCATGTAAGACAGCACGAAGCCGATAACTCGGAAACTCACGTTGAAGGACCCTTTAATGAACTGAAATTAATTGGAGGTTTTACTGTTGCAgaa ATGCATGCATGGCTTTCTTTCGCGTTATCAGATGTGCCGGAGAGACCTCATTTGGAGGAAGGAGAAGCTACTTTGACATATGTCTCATGTTTCATTGGAACCCTCCTAAAATGCAAATACAA AAAAGGAAGTGCAATTTTCCTAGGAGAGAATATATCAAGCATCATAATTCTCAGAGACATATTGACCAGGGAggcaacaaaaagaaaaatcaaattagACGTCTTCTGTG ATGTTTCTGATGGTAGTATATCCAGAGTATTGGAATTAATTTTTCCACAATTAAATGCTGCTCATGACCTCATTACAAAAGTAAAGATTTTGAATGCTCTGGAGGAATGGGAGTTAAAAGAAAATCCTAAAGAAAATTTGTGCTCAGAGTATCAGGAATTGATACAGAAGGAATCAGAGATCAAATCCCAAATGGCAAAggacaatgaaatattggaGAGGCTACACGCAGTAATTACAGATCTCTATGTTGATTGGGAAAGAGCGAAACGTTCTCGTAG AATCGGTAGCAAAGACGTTGCGGAGAAGCTCAGCGCAGCCCTCAAGTCCAGAGAATTAGCTCAAGTTTTACAAGCTTTTATCGACGCGAATAACACGGTACCTCCACCATCTTCGTATAAAGACTGA